AATTGGCTTTCTGGCTCACATAAGGCGTGTTGAGGCTCATATCGGCAAAGAAATGCTCTATGTTGCCCGGGGCAATGCCTACTTCAAAAGTGTTGCTACGGTATTGCTTTTTCACATCGTCGATCTTTCCTTCAATAAGCTTATTGGATTGGTGTATCAGGGCAATATTATCGCACATCTCCTCAACGCTTTCCATGCGGTGCGTAGAGAAAATAATGGTAGCACCCTTATCGCGCAGGCCTAATATCTCATCTTTAATAAGGTTGGCATTTACGGGGTCGAAACCGCTAAACGGCTCATCGAAGATCAGCAGCTTGGGCTGGTGCAGCACGGTTACAACAAACTGTATTTTTTGCGCCATCCCCTTGGAGAGCTCCTGTATCTTCTTATTCCACCAGCCTTTTATCTCCAGCTTTTCAAACCAGTATTCCAGCTGGGCTTTGGCTTCCTTTTTCGATAGCCCTTTCAGCTGTGCCAGGTAAAGCGCCTGCTCCCCTACCTTCATAGTCTTGTAAAGCCCACGCTCTTCCGGCATATAGCCAATCTGTGATATGT
Above is a genomic segment from Flavobacterium album containing:
- a CDS encoding ABC transporter ATP-binding protein — protein: MKPILEVRNVVKQYGDYTALNSVSLQVPKGSIYGLLGPNGAGKTSLIRIINQITMPDSGEVLLDGEKLSPHHISQIGYMPEERGLYKTMKVGEQALYLAQLKGLSKKEAKAQLEYWFEKLEIKGWWNKKIQELSKGMAQKIQFVVTVLHQPKLLIFDEPFSGFDPVNANLIKDEILGLRDKGATIIFSTHRMESVEEMCDNIALIHQSNKLIEGKIDDVKKQYRSNTFEVGIAPGNIEHFFADMSLNTPYVSQKANFKTLDDELKLQITLPKGTTSRELLNYLMQKGDVTYFVEKIPSMNDIFIQTVSKR